From a single Brassica rapa cultivar Chiifu-401-42 chromosome A01, CAAS_Brap_v3.01, whole genome shotgun sequence genomic region:
- the LOC103847645 gene encoding probable nicotianamine synthase 4, with translation MGYYCQDDKLVNTICDLYEKISKLESLKPCEDVDTLFKQLVSTCIPPNANIDVTKMCESIQEMRSNLIKLCGHAEGHLEHHFSSILTSFEDNPLHHLNVFPYYNNYLKLSKLEFDLLEQNLNGSVPKTVAFIGSGPLPLTSIVLASFHLKDSIFHNFDVDPSANSVAARLVSSDPDLSQRMFFHTVDVMDVTESLKDFDVVFLAALVGMDKQEKIKVIEHLEKHMSPGALLMLRSAHGPRAFLYPIVEPCDLQGFQVLSVYHPTDEVINSVVISRKLVGDVGNHDHMDQASELACNCSQIHAIMNKKKSIVEEFTGSIEEQLS, from the coding sequence ATGGGTTATTATTGCCAAGACGACAAGCTAGTGAACACGATCTGCGATCTGTACGAAAAGATCTCGAAGCTCGAGAGCCTGAAACCTTGTGAAGATGTCGACACTCTTTTCAAGCAGCTTGTGTCCACATGCATACCACCAAACGCTAACATCGACGTCACCAAAATGTGTGAAAGCATCCAAGAGATGAGATCAAACCTCATCAAACTCTGTGGGCATGCTGAAGGTCACTTAGAGCATCACTTCTCTTCAATCTTGACCTCGTTTGAAGACAACCCACTTCACCATTTGAACGTTTTCCCGTACTACAACAACTATCTCAAACTAAGCAAGCTCGAGTTCGATCTCCTCGAACAAAACCTTAACGGATCGGTTCCAAAGACCGTAGCTTTCATTGGCTCTGGTCCTCTCCCTCTCACTTCCATCGTTCTTGCCTCTTTCCATCTCAAAGACTCAATCTTTCACAACTTTGATGTCGACCCATCAGCGAACTCCGTTGCAGCTCGTCTGGTTTCTTCTGATCCTGACCTCTCTCAACGCATGTTCTTCCATACCGTTGATGTAATGGATGTAACAGAGAGCTTGAAGGACTTCGACGTTGTATTCTTGGCAGCTCTTGTCGGGATGGATAAACAAGAGAAGATTAAAGTGATCGAGCATCTTGAGAAACACATGTCTCCTGGTGCTTTGCTCATGTTGAGAAGCGCTCATGGACCTAGAGCATTTCTATATCCCATCGTTGAGCCTTGCGATCTCCAAGGTTTCCAAGTGTTATCGGTTTATCACCCGACCGATGAAGTTATCAACTCTGTTGTGATCTCAAGGAAGCTCGTTGGAGATGTAGGTAATCATGATCACATGGATCAAGCTTCTGAGCTCGCGTGCAACTGTTCCCAGATCCATGCAATtatgaacaagaagaagagcatTGTCGAGGAGTTCACAGGTTCTATTGAAGAACAGCTTTCTTAG